The Elusimicrobiota bacterium sequence CCCCGCTTCCGGCGAACTTCGGCTGGCGTGGTCGGCTCCCGGCGCTGACGGAAGAGAAGGCCGCGCCGCGCTCTACAAGGTTCGATACTCCCCCTTCCCCGCGGCGATCTTAACGCAATCGGATTTCGAGACCGCCTTGGATTCCGCCAACATCGTCGTCCCCCAACTTCCAAACGTCGCTGAACCTTCTTTTTCCATCACGGGTTTGATCCCTGGGACGACCTACTTCGTTGCCGTGGAGGCGCGGGACGCCGACGGCAATCAGGCGGAGCTATCAAACGTTCCCTCCAAATGGGCCCAATTCTCCCTATTGTCAGTTGATATCAGCTCCTCCAGTTACGATTTCGGATTGTTTTCTCAGTCCACCCAGACGGTATCCACCTCCACGATCCGGGTGATCAACAATGGGACGCTCCCTTCCACCTGGAGCCTGGCCGCCGCGACGACGACGGCGGGGAGCCCTTGGGTCATGACCTCGGGGAGCCCGGCTCCCGACCGCGTTTCTTTGAGCGCGGGGTTCCACGTCAACCGACCCGTTCCGGCCCAGTTCGGCCCGGAGGACCGGATGGTTCCCCAAGGGCAAAACTCGAGCGCGTTGGCCTTCAGCATCGACGGCACCCAGACGGGCGCGGGCGTTGCTCCAACAGCCGAACGAAACCTTTGGATGCTTTTGGAGACTCCCACGTCCTCCAGCGTTCCCGGAAGACAAGACTTCCAAATCACGGTGGTCGCGGGCCCCTGAAACCATTTTCCCGCCCAAGGGCGGAAATGAAATCAAAAGGAGAAATGAACCATGAAAAGAAAAATCGCAACGGCGGTGCTGGTGTTGTTCGGATGGGCGGTCTTCGCCTCGAAAGCCCAAGCGGCGACCACGGATAACATGACGGTGACCGTCACCATCGGCGGAGCCCTCGATATCAACCTCGTGGAAGCCACCTACGACTTCGGGAGCCAAGGCATCAACATCACCACCGTCTCGGCCACCGGGGTCACCGCGCAAAACAGCTCGACCGCGCTCACCGAAGACTGGCAGATTAACGCCTCGACCTTCACCGCCAACTGGAACCTCACCACCGCGGCGCCTGGTCCCGACACGGTCCGCCTGTCCGCTCAGTTGGCGGCCGTCCGGCCCGCCGTGGGGGGAGGAACCTGGAGCGTGTTCGACATCCTCACGTCTTACCAAAACCTGACGTCCTCCGCGTTCACGGACGGCACTTCCAACGGGAACGACGTCCCCGCTGCGGGAAGCCGAACCCTCTGGTTCAAGCTGGAAACTCCCACGACCACCTCCAGCAGCAACGTGCAAACCCTCACGGTGACCGTGCAAGCCGTTGTCGCGTCAACGTTCTAGAGGAACCCTTCACCGCCGTCATCGTTCATCGGCCCGGGTAGCCGGGCCACTTCGATGGGAAGGGGCGAACCGCATGAAAAAAATCATCGCGGGAGCGCTGGTCGTTTGGGGTGCCTGCGTGGGGCTTCCGGGGGATGTTTTTTCCCTTGGGCTCTCAACCCCTTTCGGCCTCGTCACCGTTGAAAATCTCCAACCTGGGCAGACCTATAACACGCGAGAGTTGGTCAACCTCCCGCTCAGCATTACCAACAAGTCCGAAACGGCCGTGGATCTCCGAATCGACGTCGTCGTTCCGGATTCGAACCGGTATCCCAACATGGCGTCCGCGGGGTTCGAACCGGTGCCCGACGCCGCTTGGGTGAGCGTCACCGCGCCCGAAATCACGGCGCCGCCGGGACAGACGGTGGCGACCGACGTCGTCATCCGCGTACCGGACGACGATCGTTACTTGGGGAAGCGATACCAAGTGCAGTTAATGTCCCGCATGGTGACCAAAGGACCGTTGGCCGCGGGGTTGAACAGCACCCTCCGGTTCACCATCGCGCCCCGCCGCGCCGGTCCCGAAGAAATCGCTCAACGGAAGAAGGTTGAATCGTTCAAAAACGTTAGTTTCAGCCTTCTTCCTTCGCGGCTGGACGCCGAACCGATGGAGCCGGGTGGCGAGGTGATGCTCCCGCTCAAACTGGCCAATACCTCGGACGAGACCTTCACCTTCTTTTTCTCGTCCGTTCGGCCGGAGGAGGTGGGACTGGTGGGAGGGTCGGAGGTCTCAGCCGCCCCCACGGAGTGGCTCGAGGCCCCGCGCAAGGGGCTTAAAGTCGGGGCCAACCAGGTGAAGAAATTCACCGTGCGTGTCCGGGTCCCCAAAACCGCCGACGTTCGCGGAGGCCGGTATCTATCGGTCCTTAAAGTCGAATTGCCTGGGTTGACCACCGTCCTCAACCAGGCGGTCCGCCTTTATCTCACCGTGAAACCGGGGGAGGGAAAATAACGCCGTCGACTATCGATCGTCGTAAAGGAGGTCCATGAAGCGCTGGTTTCTTTCAACGGGCCGTCGCGAACCGGTCTTCTGGGCATGCGCCCGGAGGGGGGGAGTCCTTTTGTCTCTCGTTTCCCTGGCTTTCCTCACGGGCCCCCCGTTCCTCCAGGCTTCATCAACCGACGCGGTCGCGTTGACGGTCGTCGTGCGTCCGCCGCCGGATGGAATTTCGGACCTCCGCGCCCTGACAGGGGACCAAATAACGCCCGCGCCCGCCCTGGAGGGAGCGCTCTCTTTGGCCTGGACGGATCCGGACCCGAACGACGGGACGGGAACGGCGTCCTCCTACGACGTTCGGGTCGCCACCTCGGGAAATCTGGAAAGTGACGCGGACTTTGACGTGGCGCCTTCCCACGTCCAAACCTGGGCCCCCGCCCCGGCCGGGAGCGCGGCGGTCCAATTGATCACGGGTCTCGAACCCGGGGCGACCTACTA is a genomic window containing:
- a CDS encoding fibronectin type III domain-containing protein, producing the protein MPIFARRAGWVALFLCGSPLLAAGLTGTSHRIARDAKTSGGGSKVSISNGWRVVSSLGAPVQGETASGAHGLFGGPMRTFFFPGTITDLAVTTGPASGELRLAWSAPGADGREGRAALYKVRYSPFPAAILTQSDFETALDSANIVVPQLPNVAEPSFSITGLIPGTTYFVAVEARDADGNQAELSNVPSKWAQFSLLSVDISSSSYDFGLFSQSTQTVSTSTIRVINNGTLPSTWSLAAATTTAGSPWVMTSGSPAPDRVSLSAGFHVNRPVPAQFGPEDRMVPQGQNSSALAFSIDGTQTGAGVAPTAERNLWMLLETPTSSSVPGRQDFQITVVAGP